One window of the Ursus arctos isolate Adak ecotype North America unplaced genomic scaffold, UrsArc2.0 scaffold_53, whole genome shotgun sequence genome contains the following:
- the LOC113259035 gene encoding exocyst complex component 8 has protein sequence MAMAMSDSGATRLRRQLESGGFEARLYVKQLSQQSDGDRDLQEHRQRIQALAEETAQNLKRNVYQNYRQFIETAREISYLESEMYQLSHLLTEQKSSLESIPLTLLPAAAAAGAAAASGGEEGGGGAGSRDHLRGQAGFFPTPGGASRDSSGPGEEGKQRTLTTLLEKVEGCRHLLETPGQYLVYNGDLVEYEADHMAQLQRVHGFLMNDCLLVATWLPQRRGMYRYNALYPLDGLAVVNVKDNPPMKDMFKLLMFPESRIFQAENAKIKREWLEVLEETKRALSEKRRREQEEAAAPRGPPQVTSKASNPFEDEEDDEPAIPEVEEEKVDLSMEWIQELPEDLDVCIAQRDFEGAVDLLDKLNHYLEDKPSPPPVKELRAKVDERVRQLTEVLVFELSPDRSLRGGPKATRRAVSQLIRLGQCTKACELFLRNRAAAVHTAIRQLRIEGATLLYIHKLCHVFFTSLLETAREFETDFAGTDSGCYSAFVVWARSAMGMFVDAFSKQVFDSKESLSTAAECVKVAKEHCQQLGDIGLDLTFIIHALLVKDIQGALHSYKEIIIEATKHRNSEEMWRRMNLMTPEALGKLKEEMKSCGVRNFEQYTGDDCWVNLSYTVVAFTKQTMGFLEEALKLYFPELHMVLLESLVEIILVAVQHVDYSLRCEQDPEKKAFIRQNASFLYETVLPVVEKRFEEGVGKPAKQLQDLRNASRLIRVNPESTTSVV, from the coding sequence ATGGCGATGGCGATGTCGGACAGTGGGGCGACCCGCCTGCGGCGGCAGCTGGAGTCAGGAGGCTTTGAGGCGCGGCTGTACGTGAAGCAGCTCTCGCAGCAGTCGGACGGGGACCGGGACCTGCAGGAGCACCGGCAGCGCATCCAGGCGCTGGCGGAGGAGACGGCGCAGAACCTGAAACGCAACGTCTACCAGAACTACCGGCAGTTCATAGAGACGGCCCGCGAGATCTCCTACCTGGAGAGCGAGATGTATCAGCTCAGCCATCTGCTGACCGAGCAGAAGAGCAGCCTGGAGAGCATCCCGCTTACCCTTCTGCCGGCTGCCGCCGCCGCTGGGGCTGCCGCGGCCTccggaggggaggaagggggaggtggcGCGGGGAGCAGAGACCACCTGCGGGGCCAGGCCGGCTTTTTTCCCACTCCCGGGGGCGCCTCCCGCGACAGTTCGGGTCCGGGCGAGGAAGGGAAGCAGCGCACTCTTACCACCCTGCTTGAGAAGGTGGAAGGCTGCAGGCACCTGCTGGAGACTCCGGGGCAGTACCTGGTGTACAACGGGGACCTGGTGGAATACGAGGCTGACCACATGGCCCAACTGCAGCGGGTGCACGGCTTTCTCATGAACGACTGTTTGCTGGTGGCCACCTGGCTGCCACAGCGGCGGGGGATGTATCGCTACAACGCCCTCTATCCCCTGGATGGTTTGGCCGTGGTCAATGTCAAGGACAACCCACCCATGAAGGACATGTTCAAGCTGCTAATGTTTCCCGAGAGCCGTATTTTTCAGGCGGAAAATGCTAAAATCAAACGAGAATGGCTGGAAGTGCTGGAGGAAACCAAGAGGGCCCTCAGTGAAAAAAGAcgaagggagcaggaggaggcagcGGCCCCTCGAGGACCACCCCAGGTGACTTCTAAGGCCAGTAACCCATTTGAGGATGAAGAAGACGACGAACCAGCTATTCCTGAGGTAGAAGAGGAGAAGGTGGATCTCTCAATGGAATGGATCCAGGAGTTGCCTGAAGACTTGGATGTCTGTATTGCCCAGAGGGACTTTGAAGGAGCCGTTGACCTGCTGGATAAATTGAACCATTACCTGGAGGATAAGCCCAGTCCACCTCCTGTAAAAGAACTAAGGGCTAAAGTGGATGAGCGTGTCCGGCAGCTCACCGAGGTGCTAGTGTTCGAACTCTCCCCAGATCGTTCCCTGAGAGGTGGTCCCAAGGCTACCCGAAGGGCAGTTTCTCAACTAATCCGGCTTGGCCAGTGCACAAAGGCTTGTGAGCTGTTCTTGAGAAACAGGGCAGCCGCTGTGCACACTGCCATACGCCAGCTTCGCATCGAAGGTGCCACCTTACTCTACATTCATAAGCTGTGCCATGTCTTCTTTACCAGCCTTCTTGAGACTGCACGGGAATTTGAGACAGATTTTGCAGGCACTGACAGTGGCTGCTACTCTGCCTTTGTGGTCTGGGCGAGATCAGCCATGGGCATGTTTGTGGATGCTTTTAGCAAGCAGGTGTTTGATAGTAAGGAGAGCCTCTCTACCGCGGCGGAGTGTGTGAAAGTGGCAAAGGAGCACTGTCAGCAACTGGGTGACATCGGACTCGACCTCACCTTCATCATCCATGCCCTTCTGGTGAAAGACAtccaaggggccttgcacagTTACAAAGAAATCATCATCGAAGCCACTAAACATCGCAACTCTGAGGAGATGTGGAGGAGGATGAACTTGATGACCCCAGAGGCCCTGGGCAAGCTCAAAGAGGAGATGAAGAGTTGTGGGGTCCGAAACTTTGAGCAGTACACGGGGGATGACTGCTGGGTGAACCTGAGTTACACCGTGGTTGCCTTCACCAAACAGACCATGGGCTTCTTGGAAGAAGCCCTGAAGCTGTATTTCCCGGAGCTGCACATGGTGCTTCTGGAGAGCCTGGTGGAGATCATTTTGGTTGCGGTGCAGCATGTGGATTACAGCCTTCGGTGTGAGCAGGATCCAGAGAAAAAGGCTTTTATCAGACAGAATGCATCCTTTCTGTATGAGACCGTCCTCCCTGTGGTGGAGAAAAGGTTTGAAGAAGGTGTGGGGAAACCCGCCAAGCAACTCCAGGACCTGAGGAATGCATCTAGACTTATTCGTGTGAACCCCGAAAGTACGACGTCAGTGGTCTGA